In Ctenopharyngodon idella isolate HZGC_01 chromosome 1, HZGC01, whole genome shotgun sequence, a single genomic region encodes these proteins:
- the arglu1b gene encoding arginine and glutamate-rich protein 1-B produces the protein MGRSRSRSSSRSKHSKNSKHSKKRSRSRSRSRDKERKRRSKSRESKRSRKRESRSRSKSNTATSRRERERAASPPERIDIFGRAISKRSAVDEKQKKEEEEKRAEMERQRRIRQQEIEERLIEEETARRVEELVAKRVEEELEKRKDEIEREVLRRVEEAKRIMEKQLLEELERQRHAELAAQKAREEEEKSKREELEKILVENNRKIADAQAKLAEEQLRIVEEQRKIHEERMKLEQERQKQQKEEQKIILGKGKSRPKLSFSFKATE, from the exons ATGGGTCGTTCGCGGAGCCGCAGCTCTTCCCGCTCCAAGCACTCCAAAAACAGTAAGCACAGTAAAAAGCGAAGCCGCTCGCGATCGAGGTCCCGGGACAAAGAGAGGAAGAGGCGCTCGAAGTCCCGAGAGTCCAAAAGGAGTCGGAAGAGAGAATCGCGCTCTCGTTCCAAATCGAACACGGCCACGTCTCGCCGGGAAAGGGAGAGAGCTGCCTCGCCGCCTGAGAGAATTGACATTTTCGGCAGGGCGATAAGTAAGAGGAGTGCTGTAGACGAGAAGCAGAAGAAAGaggaagaagagaagagagCCGAAATGGAAAGACAGAGGAGAAT TCGACAGCAGGAGATCGAGGAGCGGCTGATTGAGGAGGAGACGGCGCGGCGCGTAGAGGAACTCGTTGCCAAACGTGTGGAGGAGGAACTGGAGAAGCGAAAGGACGAGATTGAAAGAGAAGTGTTGCGACGGGTGGAGGAGGCCAAACGCATCATGGAGAAGCAGTTGCTAGAGGAGCTGGAGAGACAGAGACATGCGGAGCTGGCTGCTCAGAAAGCTCGGGAG GAGGAAGAGAAATCAAAGCGTGAAGAACTGGAGAAAATTCTGGTGGAGAACAATCGCAAGATAGCCGATGCTCAAGCTAAACTG GCAGAGGAACAACTACGAATAGTTGAAGAGCAGAGAAAAATACACGAGGAGCGAATGAAGTTGGAGCAAGAGCGACAGAAACAGCAGAAAGAAGAACAGAAGATCATTTTGGGGAAAGGGAAGTCGAGGCCGAAACTGTCTTTCTCTTTCAAGGCCACTGAGTGA